A genome region from Heptranchias perlo isolate sHepPer1 chromosome 32, sHepPer1.hap1, whole genome shotgun sequence includes the following:
- the b3galt6 gene encoding beta-1,3-galactosyltransferase 6, with product MNLVRIVCRHKTALGVATLSLFALMLLYLAKCTSETSKSPGLPHGVERRDDGQGRSRAKGLSAFLVLLITTGPKYTERRSIIRSTWLANPDPEILSYFVIGTNGLAAEEVQNLEQENGQYHDLLLLPDLKDSYENLTNKILHMYAWLDQNVDCEFVLKADDDTFARLDIIREELKAKEPKKLYWGFFSGRGRVKSAGKWKESTWVLCDYYLPYALGGGYVLSADLVHYIRINIDYLKIWQSEDVSLGTWLAPVDVKRLHDPRFDTEYKSRGCNNKYIVTHKQSIEDMLEKHQTLQREGKLCKEEVKMRLSYVYDWNVPPSQCCQRKDGIP from the coding sequence ATGAATCTAGTTCGCATTGTCTGTCGTCACAAAACAGCCCTAGGCGTCGCAACCCTGTCCTTGTTTGCACTGATGTTGCTTTACTTGGCTAAATGCACCTCAGAGACGTCGAAATCCCCGGGCCTACCTCATGGTGTCGAAAGACGGGACGATGGTCAAGGCCGCAGCAGAGCCAAAGGTCTCTCTGCTTTTCTTGTACTGCTGATCACCACTGGCCCCAAGTACACAGAGAGGAGAAGCATCATCAGAAGCACGTGGCTGGCCAACCCGGACCCAGAAATCCTCTCTTACTTTGTCATCGGCACCAATGGGCTTGCGGCAGAGGAAGTTCAAAATTTGGAGCAGGAGAATGGCCAGTACCACGATCTTCTGCTGCTCCCGGACTTGAAGGACTCCTACGAAAACCTTACCAATAAGATTCTTCACATGTATGCTTGGTTAGACCAAAACGTCGACTGTGAGTTTGTGCTGAAAGCGGATGATGACACTTTTGCCAGATTAGATATCATTAGAGAAGAACTgaaggcaaaagagccaaagaaaCTCTACTGGGGTTTCTTCTCTGGAAGAGGAAGAGTTAAATCAGCTGGAAAATGGAAGGAGAGCACTTGGGTACTGTGTGACTATTACTTGCCCTATGCCTTAGGGGGTGGGTATGTTCTGTCTGCTGACTTGGTGCACTATATTCGAATTAACATTGATTATTTGAAGATCTGGCAGAGTGAGGATGTTTCTTTGGGTACCTGGCTGGCACCAGTGGATGTCAAACGCCTGCACGACCcacggttcgatacagagtacaAGTCTCGAGGATGCAATAACAAGTACATTGTGACACACAAACAGAGCATTGAGGATATGCTGGAAAAGCATCAGACACTCCAAAGAGAAGGAAAACTGTGCAAAGAAGAAGTTAAAATGAGACTGTCATATGTTTATGATTGGAATGTCCCACCATCCCAGTGCTGCCAGCGAAAAGATGGTATACCCTGA